In a genomic window of Nodosilinea sp. E11:
- a CDS encoding cysteine desulfurase-like protein: protein MPPSPVSLDLPFVRQHFPALASNWTFFDNAGGSQILKPVVDRITEFLYESNVQLGASYAVSQLATERVAAGSKAMAKFINAADPAEVILGPSTSALLRMLAQCFRPTLQPGDEIVVTNVDHEANISPWAELEREGMVIKTWRVHHTTFELDLSDLEALLTPRTRLVAVTHSSNVLGSINPVGAIADLVHAHGALLCVDGVAFAPHRRVDVQALDVDFYTFSLYKVYGPHQALLYGKKELLLGLPGYNHYFIENTAIPYKFQPGGSSYELSYSLTAIPDYFEALAQHHGHSSDADPIDQAFDLIQAHEGELNQRLLSFLHSRPKVKVIGRETAGPTQRVPTISFVVEGLSSDQIPPHLDTQKIGIRYGHFYALRLIKDLGLLPNQGVVRVSMVHYNTVEECDRLIKKLEELL from the coding sequence ATGCCCCCCTCTCCCGTCAGTCTGGATCTGCCCTTCGTCCGCCAGCACTTCCCTGCGTTGGCGAGCAACTGGACGTTTTTTGACAATGCGGGCGGTTCGCAGATTCTTAAACCCGTGGTCGATCGCATCACCGAGTTTCTCTACGAGTCTAACGTGCAGCTAGGGGCCAGCTATGCGGTGTCGCAGTTGGCCACTGAGCGGGTAGCAGCGGGCAGCAAGGCAATGGCCAAGTTCATCAATGCCGCCGACCCAGCGGAGGTCATTCTTGGCCCCAGCACCTCGGCCCTGCTGCGGATGCTGGCCCAGTGCTTTCGGCCCACGCTGCAACCGGGCGATGAGATTGTAGTTACCAATGTCGACCACGAGGCCAACATTAGCCCCTGGGCGGAGCTAGAGCGCGAGGGTATGGTGATCAAAACCTGGCGGGTCCACCACACCACCTTTGAACTAGATCTATCCGACCTGGAGGCGCTGCTGACGCCGCGCACGCGGCTGGTGGCGGTGACTCACAGCTCCAATGTGCTGGGGAGTATTAACCCGGTGGGTGCGATCGCCGATCTGGTCCACGCCCACGGGGCGTTGCTGTGCGTCGATGGCGTTGCCTTCGCCCCCCACCGCCGCGTCGATGTACAGGCGCTGGATGTCGACTTTTACACCTTTAGCCTGTACAAAGTCTACGGCCCTCACCAGGCACTGCTCTACGGCAAAAAAGAGCTGCTGCTGGGGCTACCGGGCTACAACCACTACTTTATTGAAAATACGGCGATCCCCTACAAGTTTCAGCCGGGGGGCAGCAGCTATGAGCTGAGCTACAGCCTCACCGCCATCCCAGACTATTTTGAGGCGCTGGCCCAGCACCACGGCCATTCCAGTGATGCAGACCCAATTGATCAAGCCTTTGACCTGATTCAAGCCCACGAGGGGGAATTGAACCAGCGGCTGCTGTCATTTTTGCACAGTCGGCCTAAGGTGAAGGTTATTGGTCGAGAGACAGCTGGCCCAACTCAGCGGGTTCCAACGATTTCGTTTGTGGTGGAAGGGTTGAGCAGCGACCAAATTCCGCCCCATCTGGATACTCAAAAGATCGGCATTCGCTACGGACATTTCTACGCGCTGCGGCTGATCAAAGACTTGGGGCTGTTGCCAAACCAGGGAGTGGTGCGAGTCAGCATGGTGCACTACAACACGGTCGAGGAGTGCGATCGCCTCATCAAAAAGCTAGAAGAGTTGCTGTAA
- the ftsY gene encoding signal recognition particle-docking protein FtsY, translating into MAGFNWFQRSFNKSDSAEAEAKSAEAKSAETKPPETANAPEPATPQLSPEDYLKWAKAAYQNIQKQQAEAKADQPETATPALEVAEPVDETEPKPEAAVAEPAELAEAEPAAEPAAEVELQLEPEPEPEPEPEPEPEPEPEASQAAAIDETAVAPAEPDVAGDTTPEADVSDAAIAETTPDPVAPAEPEPEPEPQPAAPRPFWAQAEAERQQRLAQLEATAIVEPEPEPVPTTAVAAPPAPVLLDIDLDEAFLWSAEVLAAQGRRPDDISAEEITWLNKLRQGLNKTRLSLVNQLKAIVGQGPLNDDAVMEIEALLLQADVGVAATDKVIEALQARMREEVLPPDQAIAYLKTILRDMLDAPLGNAHNLTFTPEKGSFNIWLMTGVNGAGKTTTIGKLAHIAKKSGYNTLIAAADTFRAAAVEQVKAWGARSDVEVIANPGQNTDPAAVVYDAIAASKSRNIELLLVDTAGRLQNKKNLMDELAKIRRIVDKKAPDAHIEALLVLDATLGQNGLRQAEVFAEAANLSGVVLTKLDGTAKGGVALAVVEQLGLPIRFIGAGEGIEDLRPFSSYEFVEALLSG; encoded by the coding sequence ATGGCTGGGTTCAACTGGTTTCAGCGCAGTTTTAACAAGTCTGACAGCGCCGAAGCTGAAGCAAAAAGCGCTGAGGCCAAAAGCGCTGAGACCAAACCCCCTGAAACGGCAAACGCTCCTGAGCCGGCTACGCCGCAGCTGTCACCAGAAGACTACCTAAAGTGGGCCAAGGCCGCTTACCAAAATATTCAGAAGCAGCAGGCCGAAGCTAAAGCTGACCAGCCTGAAACAGCAACTCCGGCCCTAGAGGTTGCCGAGCCAGTAGATGAGACTGAGCCCAAACCCGAGGCCGCCGTTGCAGAACCAGCTGAACTGGCAGAGGCAGAGCCAGCAGCAGAGCCAGCGGCAGAGGTAGAGCTGCAACTAGAGCCAGAGCCAGAGCCAGAGCCAGAGCCAGAGCCAGAGCCAGAGCCAGAGCCAGAGGCGTCTCAAGCAGCCGCAATTGACGAGACGGCAGTAGCGCCTGCCGAACCCGATGTGGCCGGGGATACCACTCCTGAAGCGGATGTTTCTGACGCTGCGATCGCTGAAACCACCCCAGACCCCGTTGCACCGGCAGAGCCAGAGCCAGAGCCAGAACCACAGCCCGCCGCCCCTCGCCCCTTCTGGGCCCAGGCCGAAGCAGAGCGCCAGCAGCGCCTGGCTCAGCTTGAAGCCACTGCCATTGTGGAGCCCGAGCCCGAGCCCGTACCTACTACCGCTGTGGCCGCTCCGCCAGCACCTGTGCTGCTCGATATCGATCTCGACGAAGCCTTTCTCTGGTCGGCGGAGGTGCTGGCCGCCCAAGGCCGCCGCCCCGACGATATTTCGGCTGAAGAGATCACCTGGCTCAACAAACTGCGCCAGGGGCTTAACAAAACCCGTCTCAGCCTGGTCAACCAGCTCAAGGCGATCGTCGGCCAGGGGCCACTCAACGACGATGCGGTAATGGAGATCGAGGCGCTGCTGCTACAAGCCGACGTGGGTGTGGCCGCTACCGACAAAGTGATCGAAGCGCTACAAGCCCGCATGCGCGAAGAGGTGTTGCCGCCCGATCAGGCGATCGCCTACCTTAAAACCATTCTGCGCGACATGCTCGACGCCCCCCTAGGCAATGCCCATAACCTCACTTTTACCCCCGAAAAGGGCAGTTTCAACATCTGGCTAATGACCGGAGTGAATGGCGCAGGCAAAACCACCACCATCGGCAAGCTGGCCCACATTGCCAAAAAGTCGGGCTATAACACCCTGATTGCCGCCGCCGATACCTTTCGCGCCGCCGCCGTCGAGCAGGTCAAAGCCTGGGGTGCCCGCAGCGATGTAGAGGTAATCGCCAACCCAGGGCAGAACACCGACCCGGCAGCGGTGGTTTACGATGCGATCGCCGCCTCTAAGTCCCGCAATATCGAGCTGCTGCTAGTTGATACCGCCGGTCGCCTGCAAAACAAAAAGAACTTGATGGACGAGCTGGCTAAAATTCGCCGCATTGTCGACAAAAAAGCCCCTGATGCCCACATTGAAGCGCTGCTAGTGCTCGACGCCACCCTGGGTCAAAACGGCCTGCGCCAGGCCGAGGTGTTTGCCGAAGCCGCCAACCTCAGCGGTGTAGTGCTGACCAAACTCGACGGCACCGCCAAAGGCGGCGTCGCCCTAGCCGTAGTCGAGCAGCTCGGCCTCCCCATCCGCTTTATCGGTGCCGGAGAAGGCATTGAAGACCTGCGACCCTTCTCTAGCTATGAGTTTGTCGAGGCGCTACTGAGCGGCTGA
- the nusB gene encoding transcription antitermination factor NusB, which produces MQARRMARELALLGLSQLSDKPGRLASQDFEKLLLAAIQTLTAEAKDALETASDELKQGNQHLVDSGTRASDVEKGRAMVEAAIALTQTAINRLAHAVELPEFIRLSNQSEIEAFALELISHTVKHKTQVDTLLDEAMVAWNLKRLPRIDRDILRLAVVEMHYLGTPDRVAINEAVELAKRYSDEDSFRFINGVLRRVVNRDAEGDATESSEAAADSPVA; this is translated from the coding sequence ATGCAAGCTCGCCGTATGGCCCGCGAGTTGGCCCTACTGGGCCTCAGCCAGCTTTCTGATAAGCCCGGAAGACTAGCATCCCAAGACTTTGAAAAGCTGCTGCTAGCTGCTATTCAAACCCTAACCGCCGAAGCCAAAGATGCGCTCGAAACCGCCTCTGATGAGCTCAAGCAGGGTAACCAACACCTGGTTGACAGTGGCACCCGCGCCAGTGATGTAGAAAAAGGACGGGCCATGGTCGAAGCAGCGATCGCCCTGACCCAGACCGCTATCAATCGTTTGGCCCACGCGGTTGAGCTGCCCGAATTCATTCGCCTCAGCAACCAGTCTGAGATCGAAGCCTTTGCCCTAGAGCTAATCAGCCACACTGTTAAACATAAAACCCAGGTAGACACTCTACTCGATGAAGCCATGGTCGCCTGGAACCTGAAGCGACTGCCCCGCATCGATCGCGACATTCTTCGCCTTGCCGTAGTTGAGATGCACTACCTGGGTACTCCCGACCGGGTGGCGATCAACGAAGCTGTAGAACTGGCCAAACGCTACAGCGACGAAGATAGCTTTCGCTTTATCAATGGCGTGCTGCGCCGGGTGGTCAACCGCGATGCCGAAGGCGATGCCACCGAGAGCAGTGAAGCGGCAGCAGATAGCCCGGTGGCCTAG
- a CDS encoding DUF502 domain-containing protein, whose protein sequence is MPGPDHPKLPVLQKIKQDLKNDLIAGLLVIIPLATTIWLTITISAWVVRLLTRFPRQLAPFDGLNPVLVNIINLMIGLSVPLLAILIIGLMARNIAGRWLLDVGEKVVQSIPLAGSVYKTLQQLLQTVFQDSNTRFRRVVLVEYPRKGIWAIAFVTGAMTAAAAGTPKMLSIFVPTTPNPTSGWYAIVPETDVVNLAISIEDAFKVLLSGGIVGPNLASAVPPDRIVAVVNEAQAAITLSQGSAELAADVAEYPQQLSVLPVDEDC, encoded by the coding sequence ATGCCAGGCCCAGATCACCCCAAGCTACCTGTGCTGCAAAAGATCAAGCAAGACCTTAAGAACGATCTAATCGCCGGGCTGCTGGTGATCATTCCGCTGGCCACTACCATCTGGTTGACCATCACCATTTCGGCCTGGGTAGTGCGTTTGCTGACTCGGTTCCCACGGCAGTTGGCCCCCTTTGACGGCCTCAATCCGGTATTGGTCAACATCATCAACCTGATGATTGGCCTGTCAGTACCGCTACTGGCCATTTTGATCATCGGCCTGATGGCCCGCAACATTGCCGGACGCTGGCTGCTCGATGTGGGCGAAAAAGTAGTGCAGTCGATTCCGCTGGCGGGGTCGGTGTACAAAACCCTGCAACAACTGCTGCAAACCGTTTTCCAAGATTCCAACACGCGCTTTCGCCGGGTGGTCTTGGTAGAGTATCCGCGCAAGGGCATTTGGGCGATCGCCTTTGTCACCGGAGCCATGACCGCTGCCGCCGCTGGCACCCCCAAAATGCTGAGCATTTTTGTGCCTACCACTCCCAACCCCACCAGCGGTTGGTATGCGATCGTACCCGAAACCGATGTGGTCAACCTGGCGATTTCCATTGAAGATGCGTTTAAGGTGCTGCTCTCAGGGGGCATTGTTGGCCCTAACCTGGCCTCGGCGGTGCCCCCCGACCGCATCGTAGCCGTCGTCAACGAAGCCCAAGCCGCTATTACCCTGAGCCAGGGTAGTGCCGAGCTGGCTGCTGACGTAGCCGAGTATCCTCAGCAACTTTCTGTCTTGCCGGTAGACGAAGATTGCTAA
- the mgtE gene encoding magnesium transporter, whose protein sequence is MIEAQNTPTTLTVDRRELQELVRSQLQVLLEQGNLPGAKALLVPVQPADIAEAIEGLPEAMQALAFRLLSKGEAIEVYENLDTSVQQALIEDFKRQDVLNIVDKMSPDDRARLFDELPAKFVRSLLSQLSPQEREATALLLGYAPGTAGRIMTPEYVALKESWTVLRALDYIRSRAFVSETIYYLFVTDAARRMTGIISLRHLVTGQPEQTIGDLMTREVISVRTDTDQEEVARLVQRYDFLAVPVVDTEDRLVGIITVDDLIDVIEAETTEDIYALGGVQSGGDSYFQSNLFDVARKRVVWLSILLITNTVTTAVIRSQEDILQQVVALAAFIPLLIGSGGNVGAQSSTVVIRGLNTQEISSKQALSVIRREAIAGTVLGLMLGVVVTVWAYLLQGDLPVAMTVGISLVAISILASTAGGALPILFDSLGFDPALMSAPFITTVVDVLGVLLYLTLARHMLGLA, encoded by the coding sequence TTGATCGAGGCCCAGAACACACCGACTACCCTGACCGTAGACCGGAGGGAGCTGCAAGAGCTAGTGCGATCGCAGCTCCAGGTACTGCTTGAGCAGGGCAATTTGCCAGGAGCCAAAGCGCTACTGGTGCCGGTGCAACCTGCGGATATTGCTGAGGCGATCGAGGGCCTGCCCGAGGCTATGCAGGCCCTCGCCTTTCGGCTACTGAGCAAGGGCGAGGCGATCGAGGTCTACGAAAACCTCGACACCAGCGTGCAGCAGGCGTTAATCGAAGACTTTAAGCGCCAGGACGTTCTCAACATCGTCGACAAAATGTCGCCCGACGACCGGGCCAGACTATTCGACGAGCTGCCCGCCAAGTTTGTGCGCAGCCTGCTGTCTCAGCTCAGCCCCCAAGAGCGCGAGGCCACTGCCCTACTGCTGGGCTACGCACCGGGCACCGCTGGGCGAATTATGACGCCTGAGTACGTTGCCCTCAAAGAAAGCTGGACTGTGCTGCGTGCCCTCGACTACATTCGCAGCCGCGCCTTTGTCAGCGAAACCATTTATTACCTGTTTGTTACCGATGCGGCCCGTCGTATGACCGGCATTATCTCTCTGCGCCACCTGGTCACCGGCCAGCCTGAGCAGACCATCGGCGACCTAATGACCCGCGAGGTGATCTCGGTACGCACCGATACTGACCAAGAAGAAGTGGCTCGACTGGTGCAGCGCTACGACTTTTTGGCCGTACCCGTGGTCGACACTGAAGACCGACTGGTGGGCATCATCACCGTCGATGACCTGATCGACGTGATCGAGGCCGAAACCACCGAAGACATCTATGCCCTGGGCGGTGTGCAGAGCGGCGGCGACAGCTACTTTCAATCCAACCTGTTTGATGTGGCCCGCAAGCGGGTAGTCTGGCTCTCGATTCTGCTGATTACCAACACCGTCACCACCGCTGTGATTCGCAGCCAAGAAGATATTTTGCAGCAGGTGGTGGCCCTGGCCGCCTTTATTCCCCTGCTGATTGGCAGCGGCGGCAATGTCGGAGCGCAGTCGTCTACGGTGGTCATTCGGGGTCTCAATACCCAAGAGATTAGCTCGAAACAGGCTCTCTCGGTCATTCGGCGCGAGGCGATCGCCGGTACCGTGCTCGGCCTGATGCTTGGGGTTGTCGTCACCGTATGGGCCTACTTACTCCAGGGCGATCTACCCGTGGCCATGACTGTGGGCATTAGCCTGGTGGCAATCTCGATTTTGGCCTCTACCGCCGGGGGTGCCTTACCCATTTTATTTGACAGCCTTGGGTTCGACCCAGCCCTGATGTCAGCCCCCTTCATCACCACCGTTGTCGACGTATTGGGGGTGCTGCTCTACCTCACCCTGGCCCGCCACATGCTGGGGCTGGCCTAG
- the cobU gene encoding bifunctional adenosylcobinamide kinase/adenosylcobinamide-phosphate guanylyltransferase → MAPNSHICLVTGPARSGKSEWAEALATQSGQSVIYIATSALDPADLEWQTRVALHRDRRPAHWHLQEVPIALPKAILTATEHDCLLIDSLGTWLANLLEQDDDTWQATVDALIESLEQTPASVILVSEETGWGVVPAYPLGRLFRDRLGTLTRQVGTVAGAVYLVVAGYAIDVKKLGQRV, encoded by the coding sequence GTGGCACCTAATTCTCATATTTGCTTGGTGACCGGCCCGGCGCGATCGGGCAAGAGCGAGTGGGCTGAGGCTTTGGCCACACAGTCGGGTCAATCGGTGATCTACATCGCTACCTCTGCCCTAGATCCAGCCGATTTGGAGTGGCAAACGCGAGTGGCACTGCACCGCGATCGCCGCCCCGCCCACTGGCACCTGCAAGAAGTACCCATCGCCCTGCCCAAAGCCATTCTCACCGCCACCGAACACGACTGCCTGCTGATCGACTCCCTCGGCACCTGGCTGGCCAATCTGCTAGAGCAGGATGACGACACCTGGCAGGCCACCGTTGACGCCCTGATCGAGAGCCTGGAACAGACCCCCGCCAGCGTCATTCTGGTCTCCGAAGAAACTGGCTGGGGTGTGGTGCCCGCCTACCCGCTGGGGCGGCTATTTCGCGATCGCCTTGGCACCCTTACTCGCCAGGTAGGCACCGTCGCTGGGGCCGTGTACCTGGTGGTTGCCGGATATGCCATAGATGTTAAAAAGCTGGGGCAAAGGGTTTAA